From Sporosarcina sp. Te-1, the proteins below share one genomic window:
- the noc gene encoding nucleoid occlusion protein has protein sequence MKNTFSRFFGNAEKEPVFQENEEVPQEKVQQINIDVIRPNKYQPRTIFSEEKIEELARTIHTHGVIQPIVIRRTENDGYEIIAGERRFRAMKKLGWKEVPAIVRNLDDKETASIALIENLQREELTAIEEAYAYEKLLELHSLTQEALAQRLGKGQSTIANKLRLLKLPEEIKSKILSKELSERHARALIPIKDSELQLKVFHEALEKQMNVKQLEERIQQLMNPEEETKEKKRAIPKRKSVSKDVRIAVNTIRQSLSLVSKSGIDVKTEEEDSDDFYTITVKIPKKK, from the coding sequence ATGAAAAATACGTTCTCACGATTTTTCGGGAATGCAGAGAAGGAACCTGTTTTCCAGGAGAATGAGGAAGTTCCACAAGAGAAGGTCCAACAAATAAATATAGATGTAATCCGCCCTAATAAATATCAACCCCGTACGATTTTTTCAGAAGAGAAAATTGAAGAACTTGCTCGTACGATTCATACACATGGTGTCATCCAGCCGATTGTCATTCGGAGGACGGAAAATGATGGCTATGAGATCATAGCAGGGGAGCGTCGTTTCCGCGCGATGAAGAAATTGGGATGGAAAGAGGTTCCTGCGATTGTCCGAAATCTAGATGACAAGGAAACGGCTTCCATCGCATTGATCGAAAACCTGCAACGGGAAGAATTGACGGCCATCGAGGAAGCGTATGCATATGAGAAACTTTTGGAGTTGCATTCACTTACGCAAGAAGCATTGGCCCAACGTTTGGGAAAAGGGCAGTCTACAATTGCAAACAAATTACGTCTGCTAAAATTACCTGAAGAAATAAAAAGCAAAATATTATCGAAGGAATTGTCCGAACGTCATGCTCGTGCATTAATTCCGATTAAAGATAGTGAATTGCAATTAAAGGTGTTCCATGAGGCGTTAGAAAAACAGATGAACGTCAAACAATTGGAAGAACGAATTCAACAACTGATGAACCCGGAAGAAGAAACGAAGGAAAAGAAAAGAGCCATCCCCAAAAGAAAATCGGTCAGCAAGGATGTACGTATTGCTGTTAATACGATTCGGCAATCATTATCTCTCGTCTCGAAAAGCGGGATTGATGTGAAAACGGAAGAAGAAGACTCTGATGACTTCTACACCATCACAGTGAAAATCCCAAAGAAAAAATAA
- the rsmG gene encoding 16S rRNA (guanine(527)-N(7))-methyltransferase RsmG, giving the protein MNPEQFVQALQEKGIELNDRQRGQFHDYFRLLVEWNEKMNLTAITDEPSVFLKHFFDSITAAFYVPMDGELSLCDVGAGAGFPSIPLKICFPDLSVTIVDSLNKRITFLNELAKQLELTNVTFVHARAEEFGQNPAYREKYDMVTARAVARLSVLAELCIPLAKENGRFISMKGAAAEEELSDAEKAISVLGAKLEDKYSFSLPVEDSERNIFVFRKMKKTPKKYPRKPGIPNKTPIQ; this is encoded by the coding sequence TTGAATCCAGAACAGTTTGTACAAGCATTGCAAGAAAAAGGGATTGAATTGAACGATAGACAAAGAGGTCAATTCCACGACTATTTTCGGTTACTCGTCGAGTGGAATGAAAAAATGAATCTGACTGCAATAACAGACGAGCCATCAGTCTTTTTAAAACATTTTTTTGATTCCATTACCGCAGCATTTTACGTACCGATGGATGGGGAGTTATCTCTATGTGACGTGGGGGCGGGAGCTGGATTTCCGAGCATTCCGTTAAAGATCTGCTTTCCGGATCTCTCCGTTACGATAGTCGATTCCTTGAATAAACGAATTACTTTCTTAAATGAGCTAGCTAAGCAGCTTGAGCTTACCAATGTGACATTTGTCCATGCCAGAGCTGAAGAATTTGGTCAAAACCCAGCGTATCGGGAAAAATATGACATGGTTACTGCACGTGCTGTTGCGCGTCTATCCGTACTCGCGGAACTTTGCATTCCGCTGGCAAAGGAAAATGGCCGGTTCATCTCCATGAAAGGGGCGGCAGCTGAGGAAGAGCTTTCCGATGCAGAAAAAGCCATTTCAGTACTTGGAGCTAAGTTGGAAGATAAATACTCGTTCTCCTTGCCAGTTGAAGATAGTGAGAGAAATATTTTTGTTTTCCGTAAAATGAAAAAGACACCTAAGAAATATCCTCGGAAGCCAGGCATTCCCAACAAAACGCCGATTCAATAA
- the mnmG gene encoding tRNA uridine-5-carboxymethylaminomethyl(34) synthesis enzyme MnmG: MPQFEAGTFDCIVIGAGHAGVEAALASAKMGASTLALTMNLDMIAFMPCNPSLGGPAKGIVVREIDALGGAMAKVIDKTHIQMRMLNTGKGPAVRALRAQADKVLYQQEMKRTLEEQENLTLHQGIVEELIVENDEVKGVITQIGAIYRAKTVIITTGTFLRGEIIIGDLKYSSGPNNQMPSIGLADSLRELGLETVRFKTGTPPRVNGKTIDYSKTEIQPGDDVPRAFSYETTEFIMDQLPCWLTYTTPTTHEIINENLHLSPMYSGMIQGKGPRYCPSIEDKIVRFADKSRHQIFLEPEGRNTQEYYVQGLSTSLPEHVQRKLLESVPGLEKAEMMRAGYAIEYDAIIPTQLWPTLETKKIRNLYTAGQINGTSGYEEAAAQGIMAGINAASRVLGKEEVVLSRSDAYIGVLIDDLVTKGTSEPYRLLTSRAEYRLLLRHDNADLRLTDIGYRLGMISEERHEKFLVKKQLIEEEIERLRQVTIKPSEEVQEIIRESEGTELKEPMKAADLLKRPEMKYSQIVRIVPPAEEKPEDIAEQVEIFIKYEGYIQKSMQQVERMKKMENKKIPDDIDYHAISGLAKEAKTNLSEVRPLSIAQASRISGVNPADISILLVYIEQGKIAKISG; the protein is encoded by the coding sequence ATGGGTGCATCGACACTCGCACTTACTATGAATCTCGATATGATCGCCTTTATGCCATGTAATCCTTCACTCGGCGGTCCTGCAAAAGGGATTGTCGTACGTGAAATCGATGCACTTGGCGGAGCTATGGCGAAGGTCATCGATAAAACGCATATTCAAATGCGGATGCTGAACACAGGGAAAGGACCAGCTGTTCGCGCACTACGTGCACAAGCGGATAAAGTCTTGTACCAACAAGAAATGAAGCGGACGCTGGAAGAACAAGAGAACTTGACCCTTCATCAAGGCATCGTCGAGGAATTGATCGTCGAAAATGATGAAGTAAAAGGTGTTATCACACAAATTGGTGCAATCTATCGTGCGAAAACGGTGATCATCACGACGGGGACCTTTTTGCGCGGGGAAATTATCATCGGTGACTTGAAATATTCTAGTGGTCCAAATAACCAAATGCCATCAATCGGTCTTGCAGATAGTTTGCGCGAATTGGGACTCGAAACTGTACGTTTCAAGACGGGAACACCACCACGTGTCAACGGCAAGACAATCGATTATAGTAAAACTGAAATTCAACCAGGGGATGATGTTCCGCGGGCATTTAGTTATGAAACGACTGAATTCATCATGGATCAATTGCCTTGCTGGTTAACATATACAACACCAACCACCCATGAAATCATTAATGAAAACCTCCATTTGTCACCTATGTATTCGGGAATGATCCAAGGGAAGGGACCACGCTACTGTCCTTCAATCGAGGATAAAATCGTCCGCTTTGCCGATAAATCACGCCATCAAATTTTCCTGGAGCCGGAAGGCAGAAACACGCAAGAATATTACGTACAAGGTCTGTCTACCAGCTTGCCGGAACACGTACAGCGGAAATTGCTTGAAAGTGTGCCAGGTTTGGAAAAAGCAGAAATGATGCGTGCTGGCTATGCGATCGAATACGATGCGATCATCCCGACGCAACTTTGGCCGACATTGGAAACAAAGAAAATCCGCAATCTTTATACAGCAGGGCAAATCAACGGGACATCCGGCTATGAAGAAGCGGCAGCGCAAGGGATTATGGCAGGAATCAATGCGGCGAGCCGAGTTCTTGGCAAAGAGGAAGTAGTCCTCAGTCGATCAGACGCTTATATTGGTGTCCTGATTGATGATCTCGTGACGAAAGGAACGAGTGAGCCTTACCGTTTACTCACTTCACGTGCCGAATATCGCTTGCTTTTGCGGCATGATAATGCCGACTTGCGGTTAACCGATATTGGATACCGACTCGGCATGATCAGTGAGGAGCGGCATGAGAAGTTCCTTGTGAAAAAACAATTGATCGAAGAAGAAATCGAACGGCTACGCCAAGTAACGATTAAACCGAGTGAGGAAGTACAAGAAATCATTCGGGAATCAGAAGGAACTGAATTAAAGGAACCGATGAAGGCTGCAGATCTTCTGAAACGTCCGGAAATGAAGTACAGTCAAATTGTCCGCATTGTTCCTCCGGCAGAAGAAAAACCTGAGGATATCGCGGAGCAAGTTGAAATATTTATCAAATATGAAGGCTATATCCAAAAATCGATGCAACAAGTCGAACGTATGAAAAAAATGGAAAATAAAAAAATTCCTGATGACATTGATTACCATGCCATTTCAGGATTAGCCAAAGAGGCCAAGACAAACTTGAGTGAAGTCCGGCCGCTTTCCATCGCACAAGCATCACGGATCTCTGGGGTGAATCCGGCCGATATTTCGATTCTTCTCGTGTATATTGAACAGGGGAAAATCGCGAAAATATCAGGGTAA